A genome region from Carassius carassius chromosome 23, fCarCar2.1, whole genome shotgun sequence includes the following:
- the ccnp gene encoding cyclin N-terminal domain-containing protein 2, whose product MARTGFCDSRQLLDLHMTDDRPVPLRTWANSCVLRERRVFAEGEEVAPVQHYKPAQESRWVRRIPISAEDGIIMDYAPQHESGPSDGYEEEALLKYLNRLPGPPSLRELMPELLRREVEVAISKLGLLYDKTYAWDIFSDMMRSQLLCTLPNTDLPKHFSDTTRAILVDWIIQVHEVFQFSEETLYLAVHLMNRALRLIKVSISGLQLLGVVCLFLAAKKEECLLPEVSELCYLMENTYSKKQLLRMERRVLTGLKFDLYHCPPLHFLLISASIARCSDKVVWMARYLLELSLLEGQCVVYLPSQLAGAALRLARSILQEAPSPDGEMAWCIASSIHIGSEAALLSIMQIMATAAARAHARETRATFIKFSTIQTLHVSMHPALKAAPGLLGLSCPQT is encoded by the exons ATGGCTCGAACTGGGTTTTGTGATTCCAGGCAACTGTTGGACCTCCATATG ACTGACGACAGACCAGTGCCCCTGCGGACGTGGGCGAACTCCTGTGTTCTGAGGGAGCGCAGGGTGTTTGCTGAAGGAGAGGAGGTGGCACCCGTGCAGCACTACAAACCTGCACAGGAGAGTCGATGG GTCCGAAGAATTCCCATATCCGCAGAGGATGGGATCATAATGGACTACGCTCCACAGCATGAGTCAGGACCCTCAG ATGGCTATGAAGAGGAGGCTTTGCTGAAGTATCTGAACAGGTTGCCAGGTCCACCTAGTCTGCGAGAACTGATGCCCGAGCTTCTGCGCAGAGAAGTGGAAGTAGCCATCAGTAAGCTGGGGCTCCTCTATGATAAGACCTATGCATGGGACATCTTTTCAGATATGATG AGAAGTCAGCTACTATGCACTCTCCCAAACACTGACCTGCCCAAGCATTTCAGTGACACTACGAGAGCCATCTTGGTGGACTGGATAATTCAAGTCCAT GAGGTGTTCCAGTTCTCGGAGGAAACGTTGTATCTGGCAGTACACCTGATGAATCGAGCACTAAGGCTCATCAAAGTGTCCATCTCTGGCCTGCAGCTTCTGGGTGTGGTTTGCCTTTTTCTGGCTGCTAAAAAAGAGGAATGTCTGTTACCAGAG GTGTCAGAGCTCTGCTATCTGATGGAAAACACCTACAGTAAGAAACAACTGCTGCGGATGGAGAGGAGGGTTTTAACTGGGCTCAAGTTTGATCTCTATCACTGTCCTCCTCTTCATTTTCTTCTCATCTCTGCTTCCATTGCACGCTGCAGTGACAAG GTGGTCTGGATGGCACGATACCTGTTGGAGCTCTCTCTGTTGGAGGGGCAGTGTGTGGTGTATCTGCCTTCCCAGCTGGCAGGTGCTGCCCTCCGCCTGGCCCGCAGTATACTGCAGGAAGCTCCCTCTCCTGATGGAGAGATGGCCTGGTGCATTGCCTCCAGTATCCACATAGGAAG TGAAGCAGCTCTCCTCAGTATAATGCAGATCATGGCCACGGCAGCAGCGAGAGCACATGCTCGTGAGACCCGTGCCACTTTCATCAAGTTCTCCACTATACAAACTCTTCATGTCAGCATGCACCCTGCCCTGAAAGCTGCCCCTGGCCTACTGGGCCTGTCGTGCCCTCAGACATGA